One Nicotiana tomentosiformis chromosome 4, ASM39032v3, whole genome shotgun sequence genomic window carries:
- the LOC104119505 gene encoding G-type lectin S-receptor-like serine/threonine-protein kinase At5g35370 encodes MGSSFILFITTLFLSCFLVHSGPLSFQPLTPNFTASFLNFIDTSGAFLSSVNGTFKAAITNTKSQERSYYFVIIHSESHVVVWSANRNLPISESAELRLSVDGLALFDDSGEPIWSTKPLHSRSSSSSSSSSSISSMQLLESGNLILMDQLNNSLWESFDFPTDTVVLGQRLPVGKSLVSSEEKDELEEGDYEFAVAKNDAVLQWNEMTYWKLTMETKAFRDTNTQVEYMIIKSNGLFLVGANGTEIAVQVILEELKFPDFRIAKLEENGQFSVKRFSKGNWLSEFSAPSDSCRVAFTCKKLGVCDGGRCSCPPGFRVSSEVNGSCAPIDRNLVMPDSCNASLNVNVTELGNYVSYLKLENGMDYFANDFTEAVTRDVSLSVCQDLCSKNCSCLGIFHDQSSGSCYMIENFLGSILRGSNSGSGRGRLGYIKVISEPSSFDPNDDLSDKRSKFPVVAIVLLPSSAVLFILVIMAGIIWLMRRKRLLQNSGKEFGRDDSSLSGELENFSILGLPVKFDYEEIRLATENFRTQVGSGGFGTVYKGTLSDGAVVAVKKMKCLGAHGKREFCTEIAIIGRIHHVNLVSLKGFCAHRGERFLVYEYMQRGSLDRTLFGHGPALDWRTRFEIALGTAHGLAYLHGGCEHKIIHCDVKPENILLHDNLQVKISDFGLSKLLNPEQSSWFTTMRGTRGYLAPEWLTSSAITEKSDVYSYGMLLLEIVRGKKNSSIQPPSDSTERNRLSPSSLGSTNQPIYFPLFALEMHDEKKYLELVDPRILWHVKVEEVEKLVRIALCCLHQEPTLRPTMANVVGMLEGILPLGEPQVQSLNFLRFYGHRFTEASMIEGDQDVNVFELHQQSRNFSSTNSSSYNSFSYMSSQQVSGPR; translated from the coding sequence ATGGGATCTTCTTTTATCTTATTTATCACCACCCTTTTCTTATCATGTTTTCTTGTACACTCAGGTCCACTTTCTTTTCAACCATTAACACCAAATTTCACAGCTTCATTTCTCAATTTCATTGATACTTCTGGAGCTTTCTTGTCATCAGTTAATGGAACTTTCAAAGCAGCAATTACAAACACAAAATCCCAAGAAAGATCCTACTACTTTGTCATCATTCACTCAGAATCTCATGTTGTTGTTTGGTCAGCAAATCGCAATTTGCCCATTTCTGAATCAGCTGAGTTGCGCCTTTCTGTCGATGGCCTCGCTCTTTTTGATGATTCAGGTGAGCCCATTTGGTCAACAAAGCCATTGCATTCgcgtagtagtagtagtagtagtagtagtagttctATTTCTTCTATGCAGCTTCTTGAATCCGGAAACTTGATACTGATGGATCAGTTGAATAATAGTCTGTGGGAAAGTTTTGATTTTCCGACAGATACAGTTGTTTTAGGCCAAAGATTACCTGTTGGGAAATCGTTGGTTAGTTCGGAGGAAAAAGATGAACTTGAAGAAGGGGATTATGAATTCGCGGTGGCAAAGAATGATGCAGTGTTGCAGTGGAATGAAATGACATATTGGAAATTAACTATGGAAACTAAGGCTTTTAGAGATACAAATACTCAAGTGGAGTATATGATTATAAAGAGTAATGGTTTGTTTCTTGTGGGGGCTAATGGAACAGAAATAGCTGTCCAAGTGATATTGGAAGAGTTAAAATTTCCTGATTTTAGGATTGCTAAATTGGAAGAGAATGGACAGTTCAGTGTCAAAAGATTTAGTAAGGGAAATTGGCTGTCTGAATTCAGTGCTCCTTCTGATAGTTGTCGCGTCGCTTTCACTTGCAAGAAGCTCGGAGTTTGTGATGGTGGGAGATGTTCTTGCCCACCGGGGTTTCGTGTTAGTTCTGAGGTAAATGGTAGTTGTGCTCCAATTGATAGAAATTTAGTAATGCCAGATTCTTGTAATGCATCTTTGAATGTAAATGTTACTGAATTGGGAAATTATGTTTCATACTTGAAGCTGGAAAATGGTATGGACTATTTTGCTAATGATTTTACTGAGGCTGTGACGCGTGATGTTAGTTTATCTGTTTGTCAAGATCTTTGTTCTAAGAATTGTTCTTGTTTAGGTATTTTTCATGATCAGTCCTCAGGGTCATGTTATATGATCGAAAATTTTCTTGGTTCGATTTTGAGGGGATCGAATTCTGGTAGTGGAAGAGGTAGATTGGGATACATTAAGGTCATTTCTGAACCTTCTTCATTTGATCCAAATGATGACTTAAGTGACAAGAGGTCCAAATTCCCCGTCGTTGCTATTGTTTTACTTCCTTCTTCTGCGGTTCTCTTTATCCTTGTGATAATGGCTGGGATAATATGGTTAATGAGAAGAAAAAGATTGTTGCAAAACTCAGGGAAAGAGTTTGGCCGAGACGATTCTTCTTTGTCTGGTGAGCTTGAAAATTTTTCCATACTAGGATTGCCTGTGAAATTTGATTATGAGGAGATAAGGCTAGCAACTGAAAATTTTAGAACTCAAGTTGGTTCTGGTGGATTTGGAACAGTATATAAAGGTACACTTTCTGATGGAGCAGTTGTTGCTGTCAAGAAGATGAAATGTCTCGGGGCTCATGGGAAAAGGGAGTTTTGCACTGAGATCGCGATTATAGGGAGGATTCACCATGTTAATTTGGTGAGTTTGAAAGGATTTTGTGCACATAGGGGAGAAAGGTTTCTGGTGTATGAATATATGCAACGAGGCTCATTGGATCGCACACTTTTTGGACACGGACCTGCCTTAGATTGGCGTACCAGATTTGAGATCGCGCTTGGAACAGCACATGGGCTTGCTTATTTACATGGTGGTTGTGAGCACAAGATCATACATTGCGATGTGAAACCAGAAAACATACTCCTACATGACAACCTGCAggtaaaaatatcagatttcggGCTTTCCAAGCTTCTTAATCCTGAGCAATCTAGTTGGTTTACTACCATGAGAGGAACTCGAGGCTACTTAGCCCCCGAATGGCTGACTAGCTCAGCCATAACAGAGAAATCAGATGTTTATAGTTATGGAATGCTACTGCTAGAAATAGTACGAGGGAAGAAGAACTCCTCGATTCAACCACCGAGTGACAGCACTGAGAGGAATAGGCTTTCTCCTTCTTCGCTTGGCTCAACAAATCAGCCAATCTATTTCCCATTATTTGCATTAGAAATGCATGATGAGAAAAAGTACCTGGAGCTTGTGGATCCGCGGATTCTGTGGCATGTGAAAGTTGAGGAGGTCGAGAAGCTAGTACGTATAGCTTTATGTTGTTTGCATCAAGAGCCAACTCTGAGACCAACAATGGCCAATGTTGTTGGCATGTTAGAAGGTATCTTGCCTTTAGGCGAACCACAGGTTCAATCGCTAAATTTTCTGCGATTTTATGGTCATAGGTTTACTGAAGCATCGATGATCGAGGGGGATCAAGATGTTAATGTGTTTGAGTTACATCAACAAAGCAGGAACTTTAGCAGTACGAACAGTAGCTCTTACAATTCATTCTCTTATATGTCTTCACAGCAAGTATCAGGTCCTAGATAA